From a region of the Nonlabens sp. Hel1_33_55 genome:
- a CDS encoding alpha-amylase family glycosyl hydrolase, whose translation MKKYIWSLFLICGLIACKEEPKPTEIVQEETVVANEAITDEDLENAIIYEANIRQYSPEGTFNEFTKDIPQLKELGVKIIWLMPIFPISEKNRKAKGDLMVEDIKDENERTKYLGSYYAVADYTAVNPDLGTEEDLDRLVQTAHDNDMFVILDWVANHTGWDNKWIAEHPEWYTQNEAGEIIHPAGTDWTDTADLNYDNPDLRAAMTATMKYWVEEHDVDGFRCDVADNVPTDFWNANNAELEEVKPLFMLAESEQKDLFEQAFDMGYNWEGHHLMNELAQGKTKVAAWDAYMKRNDSLYQEDDILMNFITNHDENSWNGTVTERMGNAADAMLVFQYVIPGMPLIYSGQEYGMEKRLKFFEKDSIPKTKGRVWEEMKRLGEIKKNNPALNGGKNAAEYKRLDTENPDIYAIERSKDGNKVLYIANLSDKETKTSAMGFKGSYLDLMSGATVNFKDDEATAMGPFAYMLLEPIN comes from the coding sequence ATGAAAAAATATATCTGGTCACTCTTTTTGATCTGCGGCTTAATCGCCTGCAAGGAAGAACCTAAGCCAACAGAAATTGTTCAAGAGGAAACTGTGGTTGCAAATGAGGCGATTACAGATGAAGATCTTGAGAACGCTATCATTTACGAGGCAAACATACGTCAGTATTCTCCCGAGGGAACTTTCAATGAGTTCACAAAGGACATCCCGCAACTTAAGGAGCTAGGTGTCAAAATTATCTGGTTGATGCCCATTTTTCCAATCTCTGAGAAAAACAGAAAGGCAAAAGGAGATCTTATGGTGGAAGATATCAAGGATGAGAACGAACGAACGAAATACCTAGGTAGTTATTATGCTGTCGCAGATTATACTGCGGTAAATCCAGATCTGGGAACCGAAGAAGATCTAGACAGACTTGTTCAAACGGCGCATGATAATGATATGTTCGTGATTCTGGATTGGGTAGCTAATCACACTGGTTGGGACAATAAATGGATTGCCGAGCACCCAGAATGGTATACCCAAAATGAAGCTGGAGAAATCATCCATCCAGCAGGAACAGACTGGACAGATACGGCAGATTTGAATTACGACAATCCTGATTTACGTGCTGCGATGACAGCAACGATGAAATATTGGGTAGAAGAGCACGATGTAGATGGTTTTAGATGTGATGTAGCAGACAATGTTCCTACAGACTTTTGGAATGCCAACAACGCTGAATTGGAAGAAGTAAAGCCATTATTCATGCTGGCAGAAAGCGAGCAAAAGGATCTTTTTGAGCAAGCTTTTGACATGGGTTACAATTGGGAAGGACACCATCTTATGAATGAGTTAGCTCAAGGGAAAACTAAAGTAGCAGCATGGGATGCCTACATGAAAAGAAACGATTCCTTATATCAGGAAGATGATATACTTATGAATTTCATCACCAACCATGATGAAAACTCCTGGAATGGAACGGTAACTGAAAGAATGGGAAATGCTGCAGATGCGATGCTTGTCTTCCAATATGTAATCCCTGGAATGCCGCTGATTTATTCAGGTCAAGAATATGGTATGGAGAAGCGTTTGAAATTTTTTGAGAAAGATTCCATTCCTAAAACAAAAGGACGCGTTTGGGAAGAAATGAAGCGATTAGGTGAAATAAAGAAAAACAATCCAGCTCTGAACGGTGGTAAAAATGCTGCGGAATACAAACGCCTTGATACTGAAAACCCAGATATTTATGCGATTGAACGTTCAAAAGACGGTAACAAAGTTCTATACATTGCTAATTTATCAGATAAAGAAACAAAGACTTCTGCTATGGGATTCAAAGGATCCTATCTAGATCTCATGTCTGGCGCTACGGTAAACTTTAAAGATGACGAGGCGACTGCTATGGGACCATTTGCCTATATGTTATTGGAACCTATTAATTAG
- a CDS encoding arsenosugar biosynthesis-associated peroxidase-like protein, giving the protein MDKTYYDPKDLRKFGKITEWSEELGTKFFDYYGSVFEEGALTAREKSLIALAVSHAVQCPYCIDAYTSDTLKRGVTKEQMMEAIHVAGAIKGGATLVHGVQMMNKVNKLEM; this is encoded by the coding sequence ATGGATAAGACATATTACGACCCAAAAGACTTAAGAAAATTTGGTAAAATAACCGAATGGAGTGAAGAGCTAGGAACTAAGTTTTTTGATTATTACGGGAGTGTTTTTGAAGAAGGCGCACTTACGGCGAGAGAAAAATCTCTAATTGCATTGGCTGTTTCCCATGCTGTACAATGTCCCTATTGTATCGATGCATATACTAGCGATACTTTAAAACGCGGTGTGACCAAAGAGCAAATGATGGAAGCGATTCACGTTGCTGGCGCTATAAAAGGTGGTGCAACTTTAGTTCACGGTGTCCAGATGATGAATAAAGTCAACAAGTTGGAGATGTAG
- the arsS gene encoding arsenosugar biosynthesis radical SAM (seleno)protein ArsS (Some members of this family are selenoproteins.), which produces MSVAVNTKKSLHKRDADLANINKQLEILNGEPFSDGELPSFAMKIKETNQFPLRPKKLEILQVNVGYMCNQVCAHCHVDAGPDRKEIMTRDTMRQILEVIKTTEAHTLDLTGGAPEMNPDFRWFVEEAAKAGIQDFIVRSNLTIIRANPKYHDLPDFFKKHNIHVVSSMPHWTKGKTDKQRGDGVFDKSIKALQELNERGYGMPDSDLRLDLVYNPSGAYLPGDQASMEKEMKAALMEDFGIHFHNLFAITNLPIARFLDYLVASENYEDYMYALVEAYNPAAVQNVMCTNTISISWDGWLYDCDFNQMLDLKVDNKIQHIKDYNEDLLNDRKIQISQHCYGCTAGAGSSCQGVVAD; this is translated from the coding sequence ATGAGTGTAGCAGTAAATACTAAGAAGTCTCTCCATAAAAGAGATGCCGACTTAGCTAACATTAATAAACAACTTGAAATTCTTAACGGTGAACCATTTTCTGATGGCGAGCTACCTTCTTTTGCCATGAAGATTAAGGAAACGAACCAGTTTCCGCTTAGGCCCAAAAAGCTGGAAATTCTTCAGGTAAATGTAGGTTACATGTGTAATCAAGTTTGTGCGCACTGTCATGTGGACGCTGGTCCAGACCGTAAAGAGATCATGACTCGTGATACCATGAGACAGATTCTGGAAGTTATTAAAACTACCGAGGCGCATACACTAGATCTCACTGGTGGTGCTCCAGAGATGAATCCAGACTTTAGATGGTTTGTTGAAGAAGCTGCCAAAGCCGGTATCCAAGATTTTATCGTAAGATCTAACCTTACTATCATAAGAGCTAATCCTAAATACCACGATCTACCAGATTTCTTCAAGAAACACAACATTCACGTTGTTTCCTCCATGCCACACTGGACTAAGGGAAAAACCGATAAGCAACGAGGCGATGGAGTTTTTGACAAATCTATAAAAGCACTTCAAGAACTTAACGAACGTGGTTATGGGATGCCAGATAGTGATTTGCGATTAGATCTAGTTTACAATCCTAGTGGCGCTTATTTGCCAGGCGATCAAGCCAGTATGGAGAAAGAAATGAAGGCAGCATTGATGGAAGATTTTGGAATTCACTTCCACAACTTATTCGCTATCACCAATTTACCTATCGCAAGATTCCTGGACTATTTAGTAGCCAGTGAAAACTACGAGGACTATATGTACGCACTTGTAGAGGCTTACAATCCCGCTGCGGTTCAAAACGTGATGTGTACAAATACCATTTCCATTTCTTGGGATGGCTGGTTGTACGATTGTGATTTTAACCAGATGCTGGATCTCAAGGTGGACAACAAGATTCAGCATATCAAAGATTACAACGAGGATCTTCTCAACGATCGCAAGATCCAGATTTCGCAACACTGCTATGGTTGCACTGCCGGTGCAGGAAGCAGTTGTCAAGGAGTCGTTGCAGACTAA
- the arsM gene encoding arsenosugar biosynthesis arsenite methyltransferase ArsM produces MSYLNATEELYRDAALVPDVGLCCTTNPVWELPGLKIPKIMQEMNYGCGSTVHARDLSNNPRVLYVGVGGGMELLQFAYFSRQKGGVVGIDVVPEMLEASRKNFKIAEEENDWFKSEFVELHKGDALNLSAVADNSIDVAAQNCLFNIFKEEDLKKAIEEMYRVLKPHGRLVMSDPTCEQEMNDELRNDDRLRALCLSGSLPIDKYVKALTDVGFGTIEIRARKPYRILDTKNYPTDELIYIESIEVAAIKDPMPEDGPCIFTGKAAIYYGDERQFDDGKGHVLVNNQPLAICDKTAQALKDLGRDDIYFSESTYHYDGGGCC; encoded by the coding sequence ATGAGCTACTTAAACGCTACCGAAGAATTATATAGAGACGCTGCACTAGTTCCCGATGTGGGATTGTGTTGTACAACAAATCCAGTATGGGAATTGCCAGGATTGAAGATTCCAAAGATCATGCAGGAGATGAACTATGGGTGTGGATCTACCGTGCATGCTCGTGACTTGAGCAACAATCCTAGAGTTTTGTACGTAGGTGTAGGTGGTGGAATGGAACTGTTACAGTTTGCTTACTTCTCGCGTCAAAAAGGTGGCGTGGTTGGTATTGATGTTGTTCCTGAAATGCTAGAAGCTTCCCGAAAAAACTTTAAAATAGCAGAAGAAGAGAACGACTGGTTTAAAAGCGAGTTCGTAGAACTTCACAAAGGCGATGCTCTAAATTTAAGTGCCGTTGCAGATAACTCTATTGATGTCGCAGCCCAAAACTGTCTTTTCAACATCTTCAAGGAAGAAGACCTGAAGAAAGCCATTGAAGAAATGTATCGGGTATTAAAACCTCACGGTAGATTAGTCATGAGCGACCCTACTTGTGAGCAGGAAATGAATGATGAGTTGCGCAACGACGATCGACTTAGAGCTTTGTGCCTAAGTGGATCATTACCTATTGATAAATACGTAAAAGCGCTGACTGATGTTGGTTTTGGAACCATCGAGATACGCGCTAGAAAGCCTTACCGTATTCTCGATACTAAAAATTACCCAACTGACGAATTGATCTACATAGAATCCATAGAGGTTGCGGCAATCAAAGATCCAATGCCAGAAGATGGTCCCTGTATTTTTACTGGTAAAGCAGCTATTTACTATGGCGATGAGCGTCAATTTGATGATGGCAAAGGCCACGTTTTGGTAAACAACCAGCCACTTGCCATTTGTGATAAGACGGCACAGGCGTTGAAAGACTTAGGTCGTGATGATATTTACTTCAGTGAATCTACCTATCATTATGATGGTGGTGGATGTTGCTAG
- a CDS encoding DUF2064 domain-containing protein, which translates to MNVLNERVIQQVERSGLDYFHFTEADQRGLGFGQRFSNSIQNVFEKGYQHVICVGNDTPGLTTSHLFTAAESLNNGKVINGPSIDGGYYLMGIAASGFDPKSFEELPWQTSRLASSYHDLLQENGFEVELLEYLVDLDSEEDIKRLFRGQDLRSSLVQSILKTLSSKRILYVYTSKQTISVFFELPLNKGSPASIAA; encoded by the coding sequence ATGAACGTGCTGAACGAGCGAGTAATTCAGCAGGTTGAAAGAAGTGGTTTAGACTATTTTCACTTTACAGAGGCTGATCAAAGAGGCTTAGGTTTTGGCCAGCGTTTTTCAAACAGTATTCAAAATGTTTTTGAAAAAGGCTATCAGCATGTAATATGTGTTGGTAACGATACTCCAGGACTTACCACATCCCACTTATTTACCGCCGCAGAGTCCTTGAATAATGGGAAAGTTATAAATGGACCATCAATTGACGGTGGTTACTATTTAATGGGTATTGCCGCTTCTGGTTTTGACCCAAAAAGTTTTGAAGAACTACCATGGCAAACTAGCAGACTGGCTTCTAGTTATCATGATTTGCTTCAGGAAAATGGTTTTGAGGTGGAACTTTTGGAATATCTAGTAGATCTAGATTCTGAAGAAGATATCAAACGCCTTTTTAGAGGTCAAGATCTAAGAAGCAGTTTAGTTCAATCCATATTAAAGACCTTAAGTAGTAAACGTATTTTATACGTTTATACCTCAAAACAAACCATATCGGTTTTTTTTGAACTTCCCTTAAATAAAGGCTCGCCAGCATCTATCGCGGCCTAA
- a CDS encoding SusC/RagA family TonB-linked outer membrane protein, translating into MKRITLVMLMLCVFTGWAQITITGTVSDAAGNPIAFANVAERGTENGTTTSVNGDYSITVAEDAVLVFSFVGYQSQNLPATASGSLNVTLQEGDALDEVVITALGIKRQERELGYAVQTLDTEDIQEVKSVNLVDNLQGKVAGITVTPGATGVGSSSKITIRGEASFSNNNPLFIVDGTPINNNSVFNFTNEAAAGFQEVDFGNGAGEINQDDIASVSVLKGPAAAALYGTRAANGAIIIETKSGGKKRGLGVSFNTSFFMDSAFKLPEFQNEFGQGNSGQFEYVDGLGGGINDNISYSWGPRLDQGTLIPQFDSPVTLPDGTVVRGGDTALYSGLDITPTPFVSHPDNLKNFYETGYTAINNIAVSNGFEKGDYRLSFTDLRSESIIPGVNLDRQTVAAKLNFRPSDKTRINASINYVNSESDNRPSNGYGSENVNYSLVAWGPRSLNIDSLRDYWQPGLEGVQQYSFNYTFFDNPYFILKENRNSFGRDRLFGNISISQELTSELTATVRTGMDYSNEKRRFLRNYSSNRFRNGAYAEHDVFYREINTDFLLNYQKQFGDFSFDASAGGNRLNQTAQTTQIQTTSLAQPGIFSLNNAASPIETFGFTSEKRINSLYAFAKAGYKNFLYLDVTARNDWSSALATPFTADNTSFFYPSVSTSFILSNVVELPRVIDFAKIRASYAEVGNDTSPYQTQGTFLSQTPVNSQPTFSNQDFIPNANLKPETTSSIELGFDVRFLKQRLNLDFTYYNAVTDDQILSLPIAISSGFSQQVVNGGSVRNQGVEIILNAIPVQNTNFEWSATANFASSRAIVESLPQEDGRLTLGLSRVYDNSDQTVFHQVEEGGRVGDLYGTGYIRNEDGQFILTPAGRFIADPELRKLGNYNADFQLGLTNSFRYKDFDASFLLDWRQGGILVSRTLALGAVGGQLNDTSFRPEEGIVADGVINTGTPENPVYVQNTTAVTAESYYRQFYDRNHEENNVYDASYLKLRQFSIGYNFELKDGAFGIFGDGADLRVSLIGRNLFAISEIPHFDPEQLAVQGQGFVNGVEDMSYASTRSIGLKAGINF; encoded by the coding sequence ATGAAGAGAATTACTCTTGTCATGCTTATGCTGTGTGTTTTCACAGGATGGGCACAAATTACAATAACGGGTACAGTCAGTGATGCTGCTGGTAATCCTATCGCATTTGCAAACGTTGCAGAGCGAGGCACAGAAAACGGAACAACTACTTCAGTCAACGGTGATTATTCCATCACAGTCGCTGAAGATGCTGTTTTGGTATTTTCATTCGTAGGCTATCAATCTCAAAACCTTCCAGCAACCGCAAGCGGTTCTTTGAATGTTACGTTGCAAGAAGGTGACGCACTGGATGAAGTTGTGATCACAGCTTTAGGAATAAAGCGTCAAGAACGAGAGCTGGGCTATGCAGTTCAAACTCTCGATACGGAAGATATTCAAGAGGTAAAATCAGTGAATCTCGTGGACAACCTTCAAGGTAAGGTCGCAGGAATCACGGTAACGCCTGGTGCTACTGGTGTTGGTTCTTCTTCTAAAATTACAATAAGAGGTGAGGCTAGTTTTTCTAATAATAACCCACTTTTCATCGTGGATGGTACACCTATAAATAACAACTCGGTTTTCAATTTTACCAATGAAGCCGCAGCAGGTTTTCAGGAAGTAGATTTTGGAAACGGTGCTGGAGAAATTAATCAGGATGATATTGCCAGCGTTTCTGTATTAAAAGGACCAGCCGCAGCAGCACTTTATGGAACTAGGGCTGCCAACGGTGCCATTATTATCGAGACTAAAAGCGGAGGTAAGAAGCGCGGCTTGGGTGTTTCATTCAACACCAGCTTTTTCATGGACAGCGCATTTAAATTGCCAGAATTCCAGAACGAATTTGGCCAAGGTAACAGCGGTCAGTTTGAATACGTCGATGGATTAGGTGGTGGTATCAACGATAACATTTCCTACTCTTGGGGACCGCGATTGGATCAAGGTACATTGATCCCTCAATTTGATAGTCCAGTTACGTTACCAGATGGAACGGTCGTTCGCGGTGGTGATACTGCCTTGTATAGTGGTCTAGATATTACGCCAACACCGTTTGTTAGCCATCCAGATAACCTGAAGAATTTTTATGAAACTGGTTATACAGCCATCAACAATATTGCGGTTAGTAACGGTTTTGAAAAAGGAGATTACCGTTTGAGCTTTACAGATTTACGCAGTGAAAGCATTATTCCTGGCGTCAATCTGGACCGTCAGACGGTTGCGGCAAAACTTAATTTTAGACCGAGCGATAAAACTCGAATCAATGCCAGTATTAATTACGTAAATAGCGAATCTGATAATAGACCTTCGAATGGTTATGGTAGCGAAAACGTGAATTATTCGTTAGTTGCTTGGGGACCGCGCTCCTTAAATATCGATAGCCTGCGCGATTACTGGCAACCTGGATTAGAAGGTGTGCAGCAGTACAGTTTCAACTACACGTTTTTTGATAATCCATATTTTATTCTCAAGGAAAACCGCAACAGTTTTGGGCGCGATCGTTTATTTGGAAATATTTCTATCTCGCAAGAATTAACCTCAGAACTTACAGCTACGGTTAGAACAGGAATGGATTACAGCAATGAGAAACGACGTTTCCTGCGTAATTATTCGTCCAACCGTTTTCGCAATGGAGCTTATGCAGAGCACGATGTATTCTACCGCGAGATCAATACAGACTTTTTATTGAATTACCAGAAGCAATTTGGAGACTTCAGTTTTGATGCCAGCGCTGGTGGAAACCGATTGAACCAGACAGCCCAAACCACCCAAATACAGACCACTAGTCTTGCACAGCCTGGTATTTTTTCATTGAATAATGCAGCGAGCCCAATTGAAACCTTCGGGTTTACTTCTGAGAAACGGATTAATAGTTTGTACGCTTTCGCGAAAGCGGGCTACAAAAACTTCCTATATCTAGATGTTACGGCCCGCAACGACTGGTCCAGCGCACTTGCAACACCATTCACGGCAGATAACACCTCGTTTTTCTACCCATCAGTATCGACAAGTTTTATATTGAGCAACGTGGTAGAATTGCCTAGAGTCATTGACTTTGCAAAAATACGTGCCAGTTATGCAGAGGTTGGAAACGACACGAGCCCATATCAAACGCAAGGAACATTTTTATCGCAAACACCGGTAAATTCACAACCAACATTTTCCAATCAGGACTTTATCCCAAATGCTAATCTAAAGCCAGAAACTACATCCAGTATTGAATTAGGATTTGATGTGCGCTTTTTGAAACAGCGATTGAATCTGGACTTTACGTATTATAATGCGGTAACTGATGATCAGATTCTTTCACTTCCTATTGCTATATCTTCTGGATTTAGCCAGCAGGTTGTCAATGGTGGATCAGTCAGAAATCAAGGTGTAGAAATCATCTTAAATGCTATTCCTGTTCAGAACACCAATTTTGAATGGAGCGCAACCGCAAATTTTGCGAGCAGCAGAGCGATCGTGGAAAGTTTACCGCAAGAAGATGGTCGTTTGACATTAGGCCTATCTAGGGTTTATGACAACTCTGACCAGACAGTTTTCCATCAGGTGGAAGAAGGTGGTCGTGTAGGCGATTTGTATGGAACGGGTTATATACGTAATGAAGATGGCCAGTTTATATTGACACCTGCAGGACGATTTATCGCAGATCCTGAACTGAGAAAACTAGGAAACTACAATGCAGACTTCCAACTAGGCCTGACAAATTCTTTCAGGTACAAAGACTTTGATGCGTCCTTTTTATTGGACTGGAGACAAGGCGGTATCCTGGTTTCTAGAACGCTAGCACTTGGTGCCGTTGGAGGGCAATTGAACGACACCTCATTTAGACCTGAAGAAGGTATCGTGGCAGATGGAGTTATCAATACGGGAACTCCAGAAAATCCAGTGTACGTTCAGAACACCACAGCAGTAACTGCTGAAAGTTATTACCGTCAATTCTATGACCGTAATCACGAAGAAAACAATGTTTACGACGCCAGTTATTTGAAACTGCGACAGTTCTCTATAGGTTACAATTTTGAATTGAAAGATGGGGCTTTCGGAATATTTGGCGATGGTGCAGACCTGAGAGTTTCATTGATCGGTAGAAATTTATTTGCTATTAGTGAAATTCCGCATTTTGATCCAGAGCAGCTTGCAGTGCAAGGTCAAGGCTTTGTCAACGGCGTGGAGGATATGTCCTATGCGTCTACAAGAAGTATTGGTTTGAAAGCTGGTATCAATTTTTAA
- a CDS encoding SusD/RagB family nutrient-binding outer membrane lipoprotein, which produces MKHIKIYSWLVLAFLGTTIVSCTNDFEELNTNSNAPVSVQPSLLFRQVIYDYGEQMSYEGFVAGGLLSQHLTALDFNLFDRHALKSPQLGGDPWPIFYRNLRDNEIIIDQSQTTPAFAVYEGPALIFKAYMTAGLTDIFGDVPYTEAFKGLDGTVQPAYDLQEDIYLQENGILDNLDKGIAAIQAYSGSIALEGDVLFNGDLDAWVRFANSLKIKALVRISAKENVSARLQSLYDAQNYINSNSQNAVFNFTDGEPNNFRLARLRAGDFNNFVMSETMEEILEGLNDDRIDVLFRPRANNANGDDYEGLINGIDASSTSVSLADFSLAGTIFRENTGMLDANYMTAWETNFLLAEAAQKGIITAPAQELYETGVAQAYEYWNTELPADYLSTTGAYAANGNDPIEQIITQKWIASMINGYEGWIEFRRTGFPMLMDVSASLNNGLIPVRMPYPAEEAALNADNYSVAASATNDNSINVPVWWDE; this is translated from the coding sequence ATGAAACATATTAAAATATATAGTTGGCTGGTTTTGGCCTTTTTAGGTACAACGATCGTTTCCTGTACCAACGACTTTGAGGAATTAAACACAAATTCTAACGCTCCCGTGAGCGTGCAACCCAGCTTGTTGTTTAGACAAGTGATATACGATTATGGTGAGCAAATGTCCTATGAAGGTTTTGTCGCTGGTGGTTTATTAAGCCAGCACTTGACGGCACTGGATTTCAACCTGTTTGATCGTCATGCTTTGAAGAGCCCACAATTAGGTGGTGATCCATGGCCTATATTTTATAGAAATTTGAGAGATAACGAGATTATTATTGATCAATCTCAGACCACACCAGCTTTTGCGGTATATGAAGGTCCGGCTTTGATATTTAAAGCTTACATGACGGCTGGATTGACTGATATTTTTGGAGATGTGCCTTATACGGAGGCTTTCAAAGGATTAGATGGTACCGTACAACCTGCCTATGATTTGCAAGAAGATATTTATCTACAAGAAAACGGAATTTTAGACAATCTAGATAAGGGTATCGCAGCCATACAGGCATATAGTGGATCTATTGCACTGGAAGGTGATGTGCTATTTAACGGAGATCTGGATGCTTGGGTACGGTTTGCCAACAGTCTTAAAATTAAGGCGCTTGTACGGATATCTGCTAAAGAAAATGTCAGCGCGAGATTACAATCCTTATATGATGCACAGAATTATATCAACTCAAACAGTCAGAATGCAGTGTTCAATTTTACCGATGGTGAGCCTAACAACTTCCGTTTAGCACGATTGAGAGCTGGTGACTTTAACAATTTTGTCATGAGTGAGACGATGGAAGAAATATTGGAAGGATTGAATGATGATCGCATTGACGTACTCTTTCGCCCACGAGCTAATAATGCCAATGGCGATGATTACGAAGGTTTGATTAACGGCATAGACGCCTCATCAACATCAGTAAGTCTCGCAGATTTCTCATTGGCAGGAACCATCTTCAGAGAAAATACGGGAATGCTGGATGCTAATTACATGACAGCATGGGAAACCAACTTCCTACTTGCAGAAGCTGCCCAAAAAGGAATTATTACCGCACCGGCTCAAGAATTATATGAAACTGGCGTAGCTCAAGCTTATGAATATTGGAATACAGAGTTACCTGCAGACTACCTGTCCACGACAGGAGCTTATGCAGCAAATGGTAACGATCCTATAGAGCAAATTATCACTCAAAAATGGATTGCCAGTATGATCAATGGTTATGAAGGCTGGATCGAATTCCGTCGTACAGGTTTTCCAATGCTCATGGATGTTTCTGCTAGCTTAAACAATGGATTGATTCCTGTAAGAATGCCTTATCCTGCTGAAGAGGCCGCACTAAATGCTGACAATTATAGTGTAGCTGCGAGCGCAACCAATGATAACAGTATTAACGTGCCGGTTTGGTGGGATGAGTAG
- a CDS encoding sodium:solute symporter family transporter yields the protein MDFLTQTSTLQWLLIIGSSVVFFILAPYAKDVETFFKAQHRGKAPSMIMLTGSLIISWIFAKSITNAANLGLEFGLVGGVAYAGYYLSFAVAGIIIYQLRNVGGYESIHQFLTHKYGKQAVALFSILISFRLFNEVWSNTMVIGTYFGDMGSTPYYAAIIVFTLLTLAYTLKGGLSSSIFTDVIQMVLFSVLLMIILGVIFAEPSANVGEMMTSGTWSMEMGLNLFFAALLQSFSYPFHDPVLTDRGFITSPKITRKSFLWAAVLGGLCIVLFSLVGVYAQQAGLEGQAAVEVAKKLGVVLLLIINFIMITSAASTLDSTFSSFSKLLTLDLGLGSTVTFGRVMMVLVAVLGTIPVFLDTEILSATTISGTMVIGLTPVFLLWKLKVPRSSYFLSVICGLVFGMLLVFEWFPESLIFTTGRYASLLWINIYGVLLSFLLFLLPLWIKRF from the coding sequence TTGGATTTTCTAACACAAACATCAACATTGCAATGGCTGCTTATCATAGGCAGCAGTGTTGTGTTTTTCATATTGGCACCTTACGCAAAGGATGTGGAGACCTTCTTCAAGGCTCAGCATCGTGGTAAGGCACCTAGTATGATAATGCTTACAGGTAGTTTGATAATCTCTTGGATTTTTGCAAAAAGCATTACCAATGCTGCAAATCTAGGTTTAGAGTTTGGATTAGTTGGAGGTGTGGCATATGCAGGTTATTACTTATCATTTGCCGTAGCGGGAATTATCATTTATCAACTGCGTAATGTAGGTGGTTACGAGAGCATTCACCAATTTTTGACGCATAAGTATGGCAAGCAAGCGGTAGCTCTGTTTTCTATACTCATTAGTTTCAGGTTGTTTAATGAGGTGTGGTCCAATACGATGGTGATTGGGACTTACTTCGGTGATATGGGATCCACGCCTTATTATGCTGCGATTATCGTGTTCACGTTACTCACTTTAGCATATACTTTAAAGGGTGGTTTAAGTAGTTCCATTTTCACCGATGTGATTCAGATGGTTCTATTTTCTGTCCTATTGATGATTATCCTAGGAGTCATTTTTGCCGAGCCATCCGCTAACGTAGGCGAGATGATGACTAGTGGTACCTGGTCTATGGAAATGGGTTTGAATCTGTTTTTTGCTGCCTTATTACAAAGTTTTAGTTACCCGTTTCATGATCCAGTACTAACAGACCGCGGCTTCATTACAAGTCCTAAAATAACTCGCAAAAGCTTTTTATGGGCTGCCGTTTTAGGTGGTTTGTGTATCGTGCTTTTCAGTCTGGTAGGTGTTTATGCACAGCAGGCTGGATTGGAGGGTCAAGCTGCAGTTGAAGTAGCAAAAAAATTAGGGGTCGTCCTTTTACTTATTATTAATTTTATAATGATCACCAGCGCGGCAAGTACGCTGGATAGTACGTTTTCCAGTTTTTCAAAATTATTGACACTTGATTTAGGTTTGGGCTCGACCGTGACATTCGGTCGTGTGATGATGGTTTTGGTAGCTGTATTGGGAACCATACCAGTATTTCTGGACACAGAAATTTTGAGTGCCACCACCATTAGCGGTACCATGGTCATAGGTTTAACTCCAGTTTTTCTTTTGTGGAAATTGAAGGTTCCCAGATCCAGCTATTTTTTGTCCGTCATTTGCGGTCTGGTATTCGGGATGCTGCTTGTTTTTGAGTGGTTTCCAGAATCACTCATATTTACAACAGGAAGGTACGCCAGCCTGCTATGGATCAACATTTATGGAGTATTACTAAGCTTCCTATTATTTCTATTGCCATTATGGATAAAAAGATTTTAA